The window AGGGCCAAAAAGTTATTAACAATTTTAGCCCAAAAATTGAAAAAAAATATCTTAAATTTTGTTAAATACTGTCCTAAGGATGGGGAGTATTATAATCTCTGCAAAATTCTTCAAATTCACTAGGGGAAAAGATATTTAAATCATAATTTGACATTAATTCAAAGTTTTAGTTTAAAGCAATATACAAAACTTTATAATTATTAACAATCTGTGTTGAGTGTTGAATATTTGATGTCGATAATATTGTGTTTTTGAAATTAAAAATAAACTACATATGAGTTTAGATAAATATATATACCCCCATTTACCCCAATACCTGTAAAGTTTGTAAAATAAGCCATAATAAAAAACTTTTAAATATGTATCGAAGGTGTATCTACTATATTGATTCAATACCCCCATCAAGTGTTTTTTTTATTATACCCCCTGCACGATATCTTTGTTTTTTGACGATTGTTTTTCTCGTAAAAGGTTTGATCTATGTTAATGTTTTTGGTTCGAAATGCTTGTAATACTTGTGTTTATCAGTTTTTTGACGTATATTTATACTACTTTTTTACACACTAGTTTCTGAAAGAAAACCTTGTTTCTATGTGTACAAGGTTTAATACAATAAATAAAAATGCCTAGAAGTATTGGCGTACTACTAGGCGAATCAATAAATTTTAAATCGTACTTAAAACTTATCAACATGACAAATTTAAGAAATTGTCTTGATACTGCCAGTATCTATTGTGGCACGTATGCCAAGTATAACAATGGAAGCCTTTACGGTAAATGGTTAAACCTTTCTGACTATTCTGATTTTAATGAATTACAGGAAGTAATGTATGAACTTCATTCTGATGAAGCCGACCCCGAATTTATGTTTCAGGACTATGAATGTCCGATTCTGGAAAAACTAGGATTATTGAGCGAGTGCCATATATCAAAAGATATATACAATGTACTTGAACAAATTAATGATTCAGGGCATGATGTAGAGGTTTACGAAGCGTGTTTGGATTGTTTAGGAAGAATGGACTTCCAAAGTCTATATGAATATGTAAACAATTTTTATTACGGCGAATTTTCGAGTGATGAAGATTTCGTACAATGGCTATATGAAGATGACACGTTTAACATTCCAAATTGGGTTGCCATTGATTGGGAAGCAACAGCACGGAGCATTATGTTTGATTATTTTGAAAGTAACGGACATTATTTTAAATCATAGTATATTTGTAATATTATAAACCCTTTGTATGTTTTAAAATTCAAATAGGTTTAATTAAGTTCAAACAGATTTAAAAAAGTACATTTCAAAAATTCGGGTACAATTTTGGGTACAAAAACAAAAAAGAGAAAATGTAATTATTTAAAATTCAATAATTTACAAATTCTCTTCAGCTTAAAAAGTGGAGTTGGAGGGATTCGAACCCTCGTCCAAACAAGCAATACATAAGCCTTCTACATGCTTATTCTACTATTGGTTTTCGACTGAAAGCAGAGAGCAGACACCCAACTTCCAGCTTATCTTCTGAAATTTTCGTGTTTTAGCCAAAGCATCTAAAACCTTATTTCCGCATTCCTATACCCCAGGATCAAACGCCGCAGAACAGAGCATTTGTGGAGTATCTTGCTTCCTTACTATCTTCAGGAAAACGCTTGATCTACTATACTTCGATATTAAGCTGCAAGAGCGAACTCTTCGTTGCCAGTTAAAATTTTGTAGCAAGGGATTAAAGAGATCGCGCTACGGTTCTCTGCATGCTTACTTACCCATTGATCTTGCTGTCGAAACCAGTCAACCCCGTAAATAAAAGTGAATGCAAAGATAGAGCTTTTTGTTTAAAAAAACTTAATATGCTTATTGCTTTTTTTGAATCAAAGTCATAGCCTGTATGTATCCGGTATTATTTTGACCTGAAACTTTTCAGAATATTGAATGGTTCACTTCTTCCTGTTCCTGTATTTGAGTCAACCTGCCTGTATACAAGATTTCCTCCTGTTATTTCGAATATAAGATCGTCTCCGTTTTGTACATCAAAAGTCAGTTTATTAGTGCCGGATCCTGTAAGGGTAAGATTGTTTACGTTGTTATTGCCAAAATCGTGTCCTTTGGCGCCTATAATAAACCCGCTTCCTCTGGACCACGTTACGGTCGCATATTTACTTACTCCAACTCCGTTTTGACCCTGGAAAAAAGGGGTGTATACAGTAAATCCTAGAATGCTGCCTGAATTTACAGTACAGAGAATTTTATTGGTTGCACCGCTGGTAGTATAAGAGCCGTCAAAAGTTATAGCATTGTCATTGGATCTGATATCGGTTTGAGTAAATACATTCCCGCTGTCATCAGCAGCCAAAGGTGAGAAAATATTATAGTTAATATCTGCGTTTTGTCGTCCGTTTGTGGTGCTTATTGTATTTATTTTTAAAGCAGACTTTGTGGTTGAACCCGGATCAATATTCAATTGTGAACCGGGTGAGGCTGAATTGATGCCTATATTGCCGTTACTCAAAACTGTTATTTTTTCATTTAAATTTGAATTCGAAATCTTTAAAGCCTTAGTGGAGCCGGAATTATCTTTCGATACAATGTCAAATTTGGCAACAGGCTGGTCCGTATTGATGCCGAAATTTCCTGTCTGCGCAAAAATAAAGCCGCCGGGGAACATCAGCATTCCCAAAAAAATAGTTTTCATGCTGTTATCTGGATTTAAAGCTGTAATAAACATTAAATGGTGCAGAAGTGGCGCCGGTTCCTCCGATACTGTAATTAAGAGATCCCATATTAACCCCTGCGCCAACACTTCCCGTTAAACTTACTGAAAATACCAGATCCGCACCATTGGCAAAATCAAATGTCAGGGTATTGGTTCCCGCTCCATTGACTGTCATTGGGTTTATTGTAGCTGAGGAGCTGTCATACCCATAATTTGATACAACAAATCCTGCATTACGGGTCCATGTAATGTCAGCATATAAAACATCACCGGTTCCCAGATTGAAATCAGGGGTTAGTATTTGAAAATGGATAATATTTCCACCTGATAGATTGGTTAAACTAGTGCTTGCTGTTGTGGCGGTATAGCTTCCGTCAAATGTGGAGGCAGATGTGTTGGTTGTTTTTATGTCGAACTGCTTAAAAACATTGCCGTTATTGTCAACAACCAAATTGCTGAATTGATTGTAATTTACGCCGGACAATATGCTTTTATCCTTTGTGTTGCTTAGATTATTGAGTTTTAAAACAGATTTGCTAACTGCTCCCGAATTCACATTCAGCTGTGCTGTATTGGCGGTGGAAGTTGGACTGTTGACGCCTACATTGCCGTCATTCTGAACAGTTAAGATCTCCGTGGGCGTGGAATTGGAAATCCTGAGCGCTTTGGTGGCGGAATTAGTATTTGATGAAATAATATCCAGAGTAGCGCTTGGAGAATTGTTGTTGATTCCTACATTCTGAGAAAATAAGAGTGAAGGAAAAGCTATAAAAAGAATCTTTTTCATTCTGGTAAATTGTTGATCCATCAAAATTAAGATTGATATCCAGGCCTTAAATCAACTTTAATGTCAACTTTAAATGAGTTTTTAAATTTAGTTAGTGTTTATGTAATTTTTTGATTTTTAATAGGTTGGATAAATAAAATTCAAAAAAGCCTTATGAACTTAGATGAAAAGGGTCCCCTCAATGTGTAAGGGCGTAAAATTGAACTGCAAATATTGCATAATCATCAACTAAAGTGTACTCCTTCTTAATAATCTGTTATGGTATTTTGGAACGCTTTTTACATTCATATGAAACCGTAATTATCAAAAAAATAACTTCTCATTCTAAGTTTAATGATAACCTATCCGGAATTTATTGGCTCTAAATTATTTAAAAGAATTATTTAAAAAAAAGTAATGGGGTTTTTAATTATTTTGTATTGATTTTCTTGAATAATATTGATTTTTATTATTGGATGGTACTTATGATTGTTATTTTTGTAATTGCATGGTAGGACATAATAACCTCAAAATTATTTTTTAATGATTATAATTTGCCAATCAATGAAAAATTATTAACTTTGCAATCCAAAATGAGATGTAAAATATGTTAATAATTCCAGTAAAAGATGGTGAATCCATCGACAGAGCTTTAAAAAAATATAAAAGAAAATTTGATAAAACGGGTACAGTTCGTCAATTAAGAGCTAGACAGCAGTTTATTAAGCCTTCTGTAACTTTAAGACAAGCTAGACTAAAGGCCGCTTACAAACAAAGAGGACTTAGCAAGGAAGAGCAGGCTTAAGATTTTTCTTAACCACATACTAAATTCACTTCTTAAATACGTATATTTGAGAGGTGAATTTTTGTTTTTATACCTTAGTGATGTTAGATAAGTATTTAGAATATTTACAGTTCGAAAAGAGGTATTCACCTCACACGATTACAAGTTACAGAAAAGATCTTGAAGACTTTTCCCGTTTCTGCCTTAAAACAGAAGCTTCCGAAGATATTTCCAAAGCTGATAAAAAAGTAATCAGGAACTTTATTGTTGAATTGAGTGAAAACCATATTTCAAAAAGAAGCATCAACAGGAAATTATCGTCACTCCGTAGTTTTTATTTATTTCTTTTAAAAATAGGAGAGATCAAAGTTTCCCCTGCAGAAAGTGTATCTTCCCTTAAGTTTTACGCTGAAAAACAGATACCTGTCTCGCAGGAAGAAATGCAGATGCTTAATGATCGTGTCCTGGAAAACACTCATGATATTCTTGAAAGATGTATCGTTGAAGTATTATATCAGACGGGGATGCGTAAAGCTGAGCTTTGTGGCCTGATGTTTGACGATGTTAATATAGACGGAAACGAACTCAAAGTAATAGGAAAAGGAAATAAAGAACGTTTCATTCCTGTTTCTGCGGACCTCTCGGACTTGTTAAGAAGTTATTTGGAGATAAGGAAACCCCACCATGAACATATATCATATTTTTTCGTCAATAAAAAGGGTAAAAAACTCAATGAAAAATTTGTTTATGTGGTAGTTAATAAGTACCTTAGTCTTGTAACAACGAAAGAAAAAAGAAGTCCTCACATCCTTCGTCATAGCTTTGCTACACACGTTTTGGATAATGGGGCGGAGATCTCCAAAGTAAAAAAAATATTAGGGCATTCCAGTCTTGCCAGTACTCAAGTCTATACGAATGCCAATATTGAACAATTGAAAAAAGTGTTTAATCAGGCTCACCCTCGAGCATCTAAAAAAGAAGAATTATGAAGATCACAGTTCAATCAATTGGTTTAACTCCACACGAACCATTAGAATCACACATTGACAAAAAAGTAAGTAAACTGGAAACCTTTTATGATAAAATTCATGAGTGTAAGGTGTTCTTAAAAGTTGAAAATAACTCGGATAAAAGTAACAAGACTGCTGAACTTATTTTAGCTGTTCCAGGCGATGATATCGTAGTGAAAAAGACATCTGAAAGTTTTGAAGAAAGTTTAGATCTGTGTGTTGATACTGCTAAAAAGCTATTAATCAAGAAAAAAGAAATGGCATAGTAAAAAAAGTTAAAAAAAATTATAGAAAAGTTTGAGAATTCAAAAAATCCGTTCTATATTTGCACTCGCAAAAAGGGAACAGCGATCTTTTGAATTCTTTTTTTATTTGCCTCCATAGCTCAGTTGGCCAGAGCACGTGATTTGTAATCTCGGGGTCGTGGGTTCGAATCCCTCTGGAGGCTCTTTTAATATAAACATGAGGGGAGATTCCAGAGTGGCTAAATGGGACTGACTGTAACTCAGTTGCTTCGGCTTCGTAGGTTCGAATCCTGCTCTCCCCACATTTTATATTAGATAAAAATTTGTGTATCTAAAGGATTTTTCCTAAGTTTGCACAGCGTTACCAATAATTTTGGAAACAAAATTGCGGAAGTAGCTCAGTTGGTAGAGCGTCAGCCTTCCAAGCTGAATGTCGCGGGTTCGACCCCCGTCTTCCGCTCAAAAAGTATCACTCTGTTAGAGGGTGATTTTTTTTTCACTGCTGAAGAGCATAGAGTAGATTCTCTCTAAAGCCTTCAGTCTACATTTTAAAATTGCCTCCATAGCTCAGTTGGCCAGAGCACGTGATTTGTAATCTCGGGGTCGTGGGTTCGAATCCCTCTGGAGGCTCAATTTTAATATAAACATGAGGGGAGATTCCAGAGTGGCTAAATGGGACTGACTGTAACTCAGTTGCTTCGGCTTCGTAGGTTCGAATCCTGCTCTCCCCACATTTTATATTATAAAAAATCTTGCAGATTTAAAAGGATTTTCCTAAGTTTGCACAGCGTTTACCAATAATTTTGGAAACAAAATTGCGGAAGTAGCTCAGTTGGTAGAGCGTCAGCCTTCCAAGCTGAATGTCGCGGGTTCGACCCCCGTCTTCCGCTCAAAGAAAATCACGCTAATTAGTGTGATTTTTTTGGTTCAATGCCGACTTAGCTCAGCGGTAGAGTGCTTCCTTGGTAAGGAAGAGGTCACGGGTTCAAGTCCCGTAGTTGGCTCTCCAGATTTCCCGGATTCTTTTCGGGATTTTTTTTTGCCCTGAAATCAAAATTAAATTTTTTGATATTATAATACTAATGCATTAGACTTACATTAATCATTGTTGCTGCATATAGAACCAAATAGTAGATTAATACGCTTACTTAGTCAAATCAATCTTTGATTGATTATTTCTTTGCATCCTCAATGTAAATTATTACAATTAAATTTTGCGTCAAAAAACTCACAAGAAAGATCATAATAAGTAGGTTGATAAAAAATATATATCCCTTTTTTAATGTAAAAATTTAGCTTAAAATTTGATTAAATCTGGTTATCTACATCCAATAGATGGCGTAGGAACATGAAAATTTTGTTAAATTCGTATAAAATAAGATTTTAATGAATATTCTTTTATTGGAAGACGACCTTATTCTTTCCGCGGAACTCTGCAGATTCCTGGAATCAAACAGTTTTACCTGTGATAAAATCTATGACGGTGAAACCTTTCTCCGCCAGATTAAGAACAATACCTATGATCTGTATCTGCTTGATATCAATGTTCCCAAAATAAACGGACTCGATGTCTGCCAGACCATACGCTCTTTCGATAAAAATACACCCATCATCATCATCTCGGCTTACGGGGATATTTCTGATAAGAAAGATGCATTCACACGACTTGCTGATGATTACCTGGTAAAACCTTTTCAGTTTGAAGAGCTATTGCTAAGGATGAATTCATTATTGAGACGAAAAGCTCCTTCTGATACTACAGATCAGGATATCATAAGGGTAGACGATCTTATTATTAACAAAACTGAACAGAAGGTGTACCGGGCAGGCAATGAGATAGCGCTTACCCTTAAAGAATTTCAACTGTTGGTTTACCTTGCCGAAGCACAGGGCAGAACTGTTTCCAAACAACAGATTACAGAGCATGTGTGGGAGCATAATTTTAACACGAATACCAATACAGTAGAAGTTTACATCAATTTTTTGAGAAAAAAGATAGATAAAGACTTTAAACTTAAACTGATCCATACCCGTTCCGGTTTCGGATATTACCTAAGCCCATTGTAGATGTCTTTAAAAAGAAAGATAGCATTAACCATCAGTATCGCTTTTTCCCTGCTTTTTGCAATGGTGATGGCGGTGATCTATCTGTCTTTTAATGATTTCAGAAGAGATGAATTCAAAGAAAGATTCAGGCAGCGGCTTGAATTTACATCACATTTTATTTCAAAGTCCAGAAATTTTGAAGAAGAAGCACCCATCTTTTTTAATGAAAATTCAGACAATATCCTGCTTAACGAAACGATTTTAATTTTTAACAGTGATAAAGAACTTGTCTACAGTACAATCAAAGACAGGAATGTAACCTGGGACAATTCTCTTCTTAAAGAACTTGACGAAAAGAAAATTATTTACACGGAAAAAACGGTTCCTGAAATCTATGCAGCGCTTCGTAACATCAATGGGGAAAATTATTACATTCTTACCAGCGCTTTCGACACCAACGGGAAATCCAAGCTGGAATATCTTAAATACCTTTTGATCACAGCCTATGTAATGAGTACTCTTCTGATCGGATTTTTCAGTTACTACTTCATGGGGCAGTTTCTGCGTCCGCTGGAAGACCTGAATAAGGAAATTTCAGAAGTTACCGCCCATAAACTTACCACGCAGATTCCGGTTCAGGAGTCTAATGATGAAATCAACGTTCTTGCCAAATCCTTTAATACAATGATTGCAAGACTCGATGATGTTTTTCAGTCGCAGAAAGACTTTACGGCCAGTGCATCGCATGAGATCCGGACTCCTATTACGAGAATGGCGTTTCAGCTGGAAAACCTGATCAAGTTCGGAGAACATTCCCCGGAAACACTGGCTTCTTTAAAACAGATCCAGAGAGATGTTTACCAGCTTTCCGATCTCACCAATTCTCTTTTGCTGCTTACAAAATTCGATAAAGAAAATATACAGAGTATTTATGAAGAAGTGAGAATTGATGAAGTTATATTTGAGGCCTTTGAAGCTGTAGAAAAAAGCTACCCGGCTTTGAAGCTTGATTTCCTGATCTCTGAAGATACATCGGAAAATGGCCTTTTGACGATAAGTGGTGTTCAGTCTTTGCTGGTTATTGTCTTTATTAATCTTTTTAAAAATGCAGCTGTGTATTCTGACGATGCAGAAGTAGATGTTTTAATAACGGAAACAAACGATAAACTTACGGTTGACGTTACTTCCCGCGGAAATACTATTCCTGAAGAAGAACAAACCAAATTATTTGAAGCATTTATGAGAGGCAATAATTCTCAGAATATTTCAGGCTCGGGCCTCGGGCTTAGAATTGCCAAGAGAATTCTGGAATATCACAATGCAGAAATCAGATATTCTTCTCCTGCAGACCATACCAATAATTTCAGCATCATATTTAATAAACAGTTTTAATCATATCTGAGACTTTAATATTCTTAATTGTTTATTTTCAGTCTAATGATTTAATAATGGTAAATTTTTAATTGAATTTATAATAAACATAGTATTTATCAATGTTATTGATCTGAATTTAATTTTTTTTTAAGGCTTCTTTAAGGCCATTTTAATCGTATAAGGGCAATTTTGTATCATAAAAAAGATAGAATGAACAAAATTGCAGGGCTGTTTATTGCCATTTCCTCATTCATGGCAGCGCAACAGCAAATGTCGCTTCTGGACTGTGAAGAGGCTTTTCAGAAAAACAATCTCCAGCTTCTTGCAGAACAGTACAACATCAATATGGCCGATGCAGATATCCTGCAGGCCAGGATTTGGGAACTTCCACAGCTGAGCGGGCAGATCAATGCATATAATCCTGAAGGTAAAAAAGCCTTTGATATAGGCCATGCCAAAGGAGCAGAGATCACCCAGCTGATCTATATGGGCGGGAAAAAGAAAAATGAGATTGCCTTTGCAAAATCAAATAAAGAACTGGCCCAGCTTCAGTTTTCACAGCTTCTGGTGGATCTCAGAGCCCGGCTTCGGTCTACCTATTTCAATTTGTATTACGAAAAACAAAAACTGGATAACACCAATAAACAGTTGGGTTACATGAATGACCTTTTAAATGCTTACCGTGTACAGTCAGCAAAGGGAAATGTTTCTTTGAAAGATGAAGTGAGATTACAGAGCCTTGTTATTCAGCTCAACAATGATAAACTGGGGATCAATAAAAACATCCTTGAATTTGAACAGAATCTGAAAGTACTTACCGGAATCTCAGATGATATAGATCCGCAGCTTTCTGATGCAGACGCAAAAGAGATTCTTGCCGCCCAACCATTCGGAGATGAAAATGAGCTGAAAAGAAAAGCGCTGGAAAATAACTCCGACTATCAGTATTTCCTAAAACTGATTGATAACAGCAAATTATATGCACAGTGGCAGAAATCCCTGAATATTCCGGATCTTAACGTAGGTGCCGGATGGGATCAGAACGGGGGAACATTTAAAAATGAAGTCAATCTTATGGTAGGTATCCCGCTGCCTTTATGGAAATCCAACCAGGGAAATGTTGAAAAAGCAAATTATGCCATCCAGCAGAACCAGAAAAATGCAGATTACCAGAAGCTGAATCTTGAAACCAAAGTTCAGGCTGCCTACAAAACCTGGAAAAGTCAGTACGACCAGCTTGCAGATATTAAAACGACAGACCTCAATAATATGGAGCTGGTTTATGACGGGATGCTGAAAAATTTCAGAAAAGGAAACATCAACCTTATAGAATTTACGGATTTCATGGACAGCTACCGGGAAACAGCACTTCAGATCTATGATATGAAAAACGACATCATGCAGTCTGCAGAACAACTTAACCAACTCATACAAACGAAAATCTTCTATTAAGCAATGAAAAAATATATAATACCTGTACTGATAGTCCTGTCTTTATTATCATGTGCAAAAAAAGAGGAAGAAAAAGCACCGCAGGCAAAAAAAGGATTTGAGCTGAGTAATACAATGCTGAATTCCATCTCACTGGCTAAAGCTGAAAGAAAAAATGTAGAAGACCAATACAGCTTTTACGGAAAAATATCTGCCGATAAAAACAGCTACATTGATGTTTATCCTTTGGTAGGCGGAAATGTATTAAGTGTAAATGCCGAGCTGGGAGATTATGTGAAAAAAGGGCAGGTGCTGGCAACCATCAGAAGTACCGAGCTGGCCGAAGTTCAGAAAGATGTAAGTGATGCAAAGACCGATCTTGTTGTTGCTCAGAATAATCTTCGCGTAGCCAAAGAAATGTACGAAGGAAAGCTGAATACCGAAAGAGAAGTACTTGAAGCTAAAAGCGTTCTTCAGAAAGCACAGGACCAGATGCAGAGAGCTGCTGCCGTAAGTACGGTGTATAATGTGAAGAAAGGAAATATTTACAGTGTTGTAGCGCCCATCAGCGGATATATTGTTCAGAAAAATATTAATAAAGATATGCAGCTGAGAAGTGACAGAAGCGAAAATATCTTTGACGTAGCCAATACAACCAACGTCTGGGCAATCATGAACGTGAATGAATCAGATATAGATAAGATAAATCTCGGAATGAGAGCCCAGGTTTCCACATTATCCTATCCGGATAAAGTTTTTGACGGAAGAATAGACAAAATATTCAAGATCATTGATCCGGAAACCAACGCCATGCAGGCAAGAGTAGTACTGGACAATGCAAACGGCCTGCTGATCCCGGAAAGCAAAGCAACCATCAAAGTATCCAGCTCTGAGAACAGTACAGCACTGACGGTTCCTTCAAAAGCCGTAATTTTTGATGATAACAGAAGTTTTGTAGTAGTCTTTAAATCAAGAACAGATATAAAAATTAAAGAAATAAAAATACTGAAACAGGTAGGTGATGTTACTTACGTTTCCGAAGGTTTGTCCGAAGGGGAACAGGTGATCACAAACAACCAGCTGCTGATTTACCGCTCATTGAACAGTTAAATTTTATATTAAACCATTAAGAGTTCAATTAAGAATTAAGTTGAATTAAGGAAATCCAAAGTTAGTGTAATCACTCAGCTTCATTAAAATTCGCCTGTGAATTACTTAATACTCTAAATCCCTTAAGTCTGCTTAATGGGTCAAAATTTTTTCCAGGTTCAATATTCAAAACAGAAGAATCAAAAATTCTTTCAACGGCTTTTTTAGGTCATCAATTTAATCATCATGAATAAATTCATTAAAAATATAATTGCTTTCTCGTTAAAAAATAAAGCATTTACCTTTATCTGGGTAGCTATTTTAGCCATTGCAGGATTTATAAGCTTCAAAAATATGCCCATTGAAGCCTTTCCGGATGTTACCAATACCCAGATAGTTATTATAACCCAATGGAATGGGCGTAGCGCAGAAGAAGTGGAACGTTTTGTGACTACCCCCATCGAATTGGCCATGAGCCCGGTTCAGAAGAAAACCAGCGTGAGAAGTACCACCATGTTTGGTCTCTCCATTGTTAAGATTCTTTTCGACGATGGGGTGGATGATACTTTTGCCAGAAATCAGGTCAATAACCAATTAAGAACCGTAAGCCTTCCTGATGAGGTGGATCCGGAAGTTCAGCCACCCTACGGGCCTACAGGCGAAATTTTCAGGTATACCCTGGAAAGTAAAACAAAAAATTCAAGAGAGTTGCTGACTCTTCAGAACTGGGTAATAGACCGTGCATTGAGAGGAGTTCCGGGAGTAGCGGATATCAATGTTTTCGGAGGCCAGGATAAAGTTTTCGAATTAAGCATTGATCCGAGAGCCCTGGATAAATATAATCTTACGCCGCTTCAGGTATATGATGCCGTTACCAAAAGTAATTTAAATGTCGGCGGTGATGTGATCGAGAAAAACGGACAGGCCTATGTAGTTAGAGGAATCGGGTTGGTGAAATCCGTAGCAGATATCGGCAATATTACCATTCAGAATGATAACGGAAACCCGGTGCTGGTGAAAAATGTGGCAGATGTCCACGAAAGTTCCATGCCCAGAGTAGGACAGGCCGGTCTTAATCATCATGAAGATACAGTAGAAGGAATCGTTGTGATGAGAAAAGGCGAGAATCCGAGAGAAGTTCTGGTTGGGGTAAAAGCCAAAATCAAGGAACTTAACGAAAAAGTTCTTCCAAAAGACGTTAAAATGGTAACATTTTATGACCGTGATAACCTGATGGATTTTACGACACATACTGTCATGCATAACCTTATTGAGGGAATTGTTCTGGTTACGGTGATCGTTCTGATCTTTATGGCAGATTGGAGAACTACCCTTATCGTTTCCATTATTATTCCGCTCTCACTGTTGTTTGCATTCTTATGTTTAAAGCTGGCCGGAATGAGTGCCAACCTGCTTTCTTTGGGAGCGGTAGATTTCGGAATTATTATAGACGGAGCCGTCGTCATGGTAGAAGGCCTCTTTGTTATGCTCGATCATAAAGCACTGAAATATGGAACAGAAAAATTCAATAAGCTGTCAAAAGGAGGATGGATCAAGCAGACGGGAACAGGTTTGGGGAAAGCTATTTTCTTTTCAAAATTAATTATCATCACCTCACTGATTCCTATTTTCTCATTTCAGAAAGTGGAAGGAAAGATGTTCTCACCCTTGGCGTTTACTTTAGGCTTCGCTCTTGTGGGGGCATTGATATTCACATTGACGCTGGTTCCCGTTCTTTCACATATTCTTTTGAATAAAAATGTAAAAGAAAAAAACAATCCCTTTGTGAATTTCTGGGACAGAATTGTTCTGAAAGGCTTCAACTATACTTTTAAACATAAAAGAATGAGTTTAATTGTTGCCGTTTCCTTTATGGTAGT of the Chryseobacterium shigense genome contains:
- a CDS encoding efflux RND transporter permease subunit, producing MNKFIKNIIAFSLKNKAFTFIWVAILAIAGFISFKNMPIEAFPDVTNTQIVIITQWNGRSAEEVERFVTTPIELAMSPVQKKTSVRSTTMFGLSIVKILFDDGVDDTFARNQVNNQLRTVSLPDEVDPEVQPPYGPTGEIFRYTLESKTKNSRELLTLQNWVIDRALRGVPGVADINVFGGQDKVFELSIDPRALDKYNLTPLQVYDAVTKSNLNVGGDVIEKNGQAYVVRGIGLVKSVADIGNITIQNDNGNPVLVKNVADVHESSMPRVGQAGLNHHEDTVEGIVVMRKGENPREVLVGVKAKIKELNEKVLPKDVKMVTFYDRDNLMDFTTHTVMHNLIEGIVLVTVIVLIFMADWRTTLIVSIIIPLSLLFAFLCLKLAGMSANLLSLGAVDFGIIIDGAVVMVEGLFVMLDHKALKYGTEKFNKLSKGGWIKQTGTGLGKAIFFSKLIIITSLIPIFSFQKVEGKMFSPLAFTLGFALVGALIFTLTLVPVLSHILLNKNVKEKNNPFVNFWDRIVLKGFNYTFKHKRMSLIVAVSFMVVTLFSGKFLGTEFLPQLNEGSLWITAEMPMSSSLKESLKTADLLKKDIMSFPEVTDVLAQTGRSNDGTDPNGFGFVQFAVNLKPKEDWKRNISYEELIEEIDKKLRSYQGITFNYSQPISDNVAEAVAGFKAENGIKIYGDNLETLDKLADEVLKQIKDVDGVKDPGIIKNIGQPEVSVVLDRDKMAAYGVMPDDAQSVLEMAFGGKTASEMFDGERKFPIRLRYSQEYRKDENDIASLMVPTQDGTKIPLKEISNIVKDNGAAFIYRDDIKRYIGVKFSIRDRDLGSTIADAQKKVAHIDLPDGYSIGWTGQFENQQRASHRLAQVVPISILGIFFLLFILFGNMKDSLLVLANVPFALIGGIIALHITRMNFGISAGVGMIALLGICIQNGVILITEFHQNVKNGLSLDNAIFNGVKSRTRPVIMTALMASIGLMPAALSTGIGSESQKPLAIVIIGGLITATVLTLLIFPIIFWIFNRTKKSQQI